Proteins encoded together in one Pseudomonas sp. ADAK13 window:
- the purF gene encoding amidophosphoribosyltransferase, with protein sequence MCGIVGIVGKSNVNQALYDALTVLQHRGQDAAGIVTSHDGRLFLRKDNGLVRDVFHQRHMQRLVGHMGIGHVRYPTAGSSTSAEAQPFYVNSPYGITLAHNGNLTNVEQLAKEIYESDLRHVNTNSDSEVLLNVFAHELAQRGKLQPTEEDVFAAVTDVHNRCVGGYAVVAMVTGYGIVGFRDPHGIRPIVFGQRHTDEGVEYMIASESVSLDVLGFTLIRDLAPGEAVYITEDGKLHTRQCALNPKLTPCIFEHVYLARPDSIIDGVSVYKARLRMGEKLADKILRERPDHDIDVVIPIPDTSRTAALELANHLGVKFREGFVKNRYIGRTFIMPGQAARKKSVRQKLNAIELEFRGKNVMLVDDSIVRGTTCKQIIQMAREAGAKNVYFCSAAPAVRYPNVYGIDMPSAHELIAHNRSTQDVADLIGADWLIYQDLPDLIEAVGGGKIKIEEFDCAVFDGKYVTGDVDEAYLNKIEQARNDSSKIKTQAVSAIIDLYNN encoded by the coding sequence ATGTGTGGCATCGTCGGTATCGTCGGTAAGTCGAACGTGAATCAGGCGCTGTATGACGCGCTAACCGTCCTCCAGCACCGCGGCCAGGATGCTGCCGGTATTGTGACCAGCCACGACGGCCGGTTATTCCTGCGCAAGGACAATGGTCTGGTGCGTGACGTGTTTCATCAGCGCCACATGCAGCGCCTGGTCGGGCACATGGGCATTGGCCACGTACGCTACCCGACAGCGGGCAGCTCGACGTCGGCAGAAGCCCAGCCGTTTTACGTCAACTCGCCGTATGGCATCACCCTGGCGCACAACGGCAACCTGACCAACGTTGAACAGCTGGCCAAGGAGATTTACGAATCTGACCTGCGCCACGTCAACACCAACTCGGACTCCGAAGTACTGCTGAACGTGTTCGCCCACGAGCTGGCCCAGCGCGGCAAGCTGCAGCCGACCGAAGAAGACGTGTTCGCCGCCGTGACTGACGTGCACAACCGTTGCGTCGGTGGTTACGCCGTCGTCGCAATGGTGACCGGCTACGGTATCGTTGGTTTCCGCGACCCTCACGGCATCCGCCCGATCGTGTTCGGCCAGCGTCACACCGACGAAGGCGTCGAGTACATGATCGCCTCCGAAAGCGTGTCCCTGGACGTGCTGGGCTTTACCCTGATCCGCGACCTGGCACCGGGCGAAGCGGTCTACATCACTGAAGACGGCAAGCTGCACACCCGTCAGTGCGCACTGAACCCGAAACTGACCCCGTGCATTTTCGAACACGTCTACCTGGCGCGTCCGGATTCGATCATCGACGGTGTTTCGGTGTACAAGGCGCGTCTGCGCATGGGCGAGAAGCTGGCCGACAAGATCCTGCGCGAGCGTCCTGACCACGACATCGACGTAGTGATCCCGATTCCGGACACCAGCCGCACCGCAGCGCTGGAGCTGGCGAACCACCTGGGCGTGAAATTCCGCGAAGGCTTCGTCAAGAACCGTTACATCGGCCGTACCTTCATCATGCCAGGCCAGGCGGCGCGCAAGAAGTCGGTACGCCAGAAGCTCAATGCGATCGAGCTGGAGTTCCGCGGCAAGAACGTAATGCTGGTGGATGACTCCATCGTGCGTGGCACCACTTGCAAGCAGATTATCCAGATGGCCCGCGAAGCCGGGGCGAAGAACGTTTACTTCTGCTCCGCCGCGCCTGCCGTGCGTTACCCGAACGTGTACGGCATCGACATGCCGAGCGCTCACGAGCTGATCGCCCACAACCGTTCGACCCAGGACGTTGCAGACTTGATCGGCGCCGACTGGCTGATCTACCAGGACCTGCCGGACCTGATCGAAGCGGTTGGCGGTGGCAAGATCAAGATCGAGGAGTTCGATTGCGCGGTGTTCGACGGCAAGTACGTCACTGGCGATGTCGACGAGGCCTACCTGAACAAGATCGAGCAGGCGCGTAACGATTCCTCGAAGATCAAGACCCAGGCGGTCAGCGCGATCATCGACCTGTACAACAACTGA
- a CDS encoding O-succinylhomoserine sulfhydrylase, giving the protein MSQEWDAGRLDSDLDGVAFDTLAVRAGQHRTPEGEHGDPMFFTSSYVFRTAADAAARFAGEVPGNVYSRYTNPTVRAFEERIAALEGAEQAVATATGMAAILAVVMSLCSAGDHVLVSRSVFGSTISLFEKYFKRFGIEVDYVPLADLSGWDAAIKANTRLLFVESPSNPLAELVDIAALSEVAHAKGAMLIVDNCFCTPALQQPLKLGADIVVHSATKFIDGQGRCMGGVVAGRSEQMKEVVGFLRTAGPTLSPFNAWIFLKGLETLSLRMKAHCANAQALAEWLEQQDGIEKVHYAGLKSHPQHELAQRQQRGFGAVVSFEVKGGKEGAWRFIDATRLISITANLGDSKTTITHPSTTSHGRLAPQEREAAGIRDSLIRIAVGLEDVADLQADLARGLAAL; this is encoded by the coding sequence ATGAGTCAGGAATGGGATGCCGGTCGCCTGGATAGCGACCTCGATGGCGTAGCTTTCGATACCCTGGCTGTGCGCGCCGGCCAGCACCGCACCCCGGAAGGTGAGCACGGTGATCCGATGTTCTTTACCTCCAGCTATGTGTTCCGCACTGCGGCCGACGCCGCTGCGCGTTTTGCCGGTGAAGTGCCGGGCAACGTTTATTCGCGCTACACCAACCCGACCGTGCGCGCATTCGAAGAGCGTATCGCCGCGCTGGAGGGCGCCGAGCAGGCGGTCGCCACTGCCACGGGCATGGCCGCGATTCTCGCGGTGGTCATGAGCCTGTGCAGCGCCGGCGATCACGTACTGGTGTCGCGCAGCGTGTTTGGCTCGACCATCAGCCTGTTCGAAAAATACTTCAAGCGTTTTGGCATTGAAGTCGACTACGTGCCGCTGGCAGACCTGTCCGGCTGGGACGCGGCCATCAAGGCCAACACCAGATTGCTGTTCGTCGAGTCGCCGTCCAACCCGTTGGCCGAGCTGGTGGACATTGCCGCATTGTCCGAAGTGGCGCATGCCAAGGGCGCGATGCTGATCGTCGACAACTGCTTCTGCACGCCGGCACTGCAGCAGCCGCTGAAGCTGGGCGCGGACATCGTTGTGCACTCGGCCACCAAGTTCATCGACGGCCAGGGCCGTTGCATGGGCGGTGTGGTTGCCGGGCGCAGCGAGCAGATGAAGGAAGTGGTGGGCTTCTTGCGCACCGCTGGCCCGACCCTGAGCCCGTTCAACGCCTGGATCTTCCTCAAAGGCCTGGAAACCCTGAGCCTGCGGATGAAGGCCCATTGTGCCAATGCCCAGGCTCTGGCCGAGTGGCTGGAGCAGCAGGACGGTATCGAAAAGGTTCACTACGCCGGCCTCAAGAGCCACCCGCAACACGAGTTGGCCCAGCGTCAGCAGCGTGGTTTTGGCGCCGTGGTGAGTTTCGAGGTCAAGGGTGGCAAAGAGGGCGCCTGGCGCTTTATCGATGCAACCCGCCTGATCTCCATTACCGCCAACCTGGGTGACAGCAAGACCACCATCACTCACCCAAGCACCACCTCCCACGGCCGCCTGGCGCCGCAGGAGCGTGAAGCGGCCGGTATTCGCGACAGCCTGATCCGCATTGCGGTGGGCCTGGAAGACGTTGCTGACTTGCAGGCCGATCTGGCCCGTGGGTTGGCTGCCCTGTGA
- a CDS encoding SDR family oxidoreductase, with amino-acid sequence MEAATASNGRVALVTGAARGIGLGIAAWLISEGWQVVLTDLDRERGSKVSKVLGDNAWFITMDVADERQVAQGVAEVLGQFGRLDALVCNAAVADPRNITLESLDLAYWNRVLAVNLSGPMLLAKHCAPYLRAHGGAIVNLASTRARQSEPDTEAYAASKGGLLALTHALAMSLGPEVRVNAVSPGWIDARDPAARRAEPLTDADHAQHPAGRVGTVEDVAAMVAWLLSRNAGFVTGQEFVVDGGMSKKMIYSE; translated from the coding sequence ATGGAGGCGGCAACCGCCAGTAACGGACGGGTCGCGCTGGTGACCGGCGCGGCGCGGGGCATCGGCCTGGGGATTGCCGCCTGGTTGATCAGCGAAGGCTGGCAGGTGGTGCTCACGGACCTCGACCGTGAGCGCGGTTCCAAGGTGTCCAAGGTGCTGGGCGACAACGCCTGGTTTATCACCATGGACGTGGCCGATGAGCGGCAGGTCGCCCAGGGCGTGGCCGAGGTGCTCGGCCAGTTCGGGCGTCTGGACGCATTGGTTTGCAATGCGGCAGTGGCCGATCCACGCAATATCACGCTGGAAAGCCTCGACCTGGCTTACTGGAATCGCGTGCTGGCGGTAAACCTCAGTGGGCCGATGTTGCTGGCCAAGCACTGTGCGCCGTATCTGCGGGCCCACGGTGGCGCCATCGTTAACCTGGCCTCGACCCGGGCCCGGCAGTCGGAGCCGGACACCGAGGCCTACGCGGCGAGCAAGGGCGGTTTGCTGGCCCTGACCCACGCGCTGGCCATGAGTCTCGGGCCGGAAGTGCGGGTCAATGCCGTGAGCCCGGGCTGGATCGATGCCCGTGACCCGGCTGCACGGCGTGCCGAGCCACTCACGGATGCGGATCACGCCCAGCACCCGGCGGGCAGGGTAGGCACTGTGGAAGACGTGGCGGCGATGGTGGCTTGGTTGCTGTCGCGCAATGCGGGGTTCGTGACCGGGCAGGAGTTCGTCGTTGACGGTGGCATGAGCAAGAAGATGATTTACAGCGAGTAG
- a CDS encoding NAD(P)/FAD-dependent oxidoreductase yields the protein MANTPYPQSYYAASANAVPARPELQGEVETDVCVIGAGYTGLSSALFLLENGFRVTVLEAAKVGFGASGRNGGQIVNSYSRDIDVIERSVGPKQAQLLGDMAFEGGRIIRERVAKYQIQCDLKDGGVFAALNGKHMGHLESQKRLWERYGHTQLELLDERRIREVVACDNYVGGLLDMSGGHIHPLNLALGEAAAVESLGGTIYEQSAATRIERGANPVVHTAHGKVRAKFIIVAGNAYLGNLVPELAAKSMPCGTQVITTAPLGDELAKTLLPQDYCVEDCNYLLDYYRLTSDKRLIFGGGVVYGARDPANIEAIIRPKMLKAFPQLKDVKIDYAWTGNFLLTLSRLPQVGRLGDNIYYSQGCSGHGVTYTHLAGKVLAEALRGQAERFDAFAGLPHYPFPGGQLLRTPFAALGAWYYGLRDKLGF from the coding sequence ATGGCGAACACCCCCTACCCCCAGTCGTATTACGCCGCGTCTGCGAATGCGGTACCTGCTCGCCCGGAGCTGCAAGGTGAAGTCGAAACCGATGTGTGTGTGATCGGCGCCGGTTATACCGGGCTTTCCAGCGCGCTGTTCCTGTTGGAGAACGGTTTTCGCGTGACGGTACTGGAAGCCGCCAAGGTGGGTTTTGGCGCGTCGGGCCGTAACGGCGGGCAGATCGTCAACAGCTATAGCCGTGACATTGATGTGATCGAGCGCAGTGTCGGCCCCAAGCAGGCGCAATTGCTGGGCGACATGGCGTTTGAAGGCGGCAGAATCATTCGGGAACGCGTGGCCAAATATCAGATCCAGTGCGACCTGAAGGACGGCGGTGTGTTCGCCGCGCTGAACGGCAAGCACATGGGCCATCTGGAGTCGCAGAAGCGCCTGTGGGAGCGCTACGGCCACACGCAGCTGGAGTTGCTGGACGAGCGGCGCATTCGTGAAGTGGTCGCCTGTGACAACTATGTGGGCGGCCTGCTGGACATGAGCGGCGGGCACATTCACCCGCTGAACCTGGCGCTGGGCGAAGCGGCGGCGGTGGAATCCCTCGGCGGTACGATTTATGAACAGTCGGCGGCGACTCGCATTGAGCGCGGCGCTAATCCGGTGGTGCATACGGCACACGGCAAGGTCAGGGCCAAGTTCATTATTGTCGCGGGCAATGCCTACCTCGGGAACCTGGTACCCGAGTTGGCAGCCAAGTCGATGCCGTGTGGTACGCAGGTGATTACCACCGCGCCACTGGGCGATGAGCTGGCGAAGACACTGCTGCCGCAGGACTACTGCGTCGAGGACTGCAACTATTTGCTGGATTACTACCGCCTGACCAGCGACAAGCGCCTGATCTTCGGCGGTGGCGTGGTGTATGGCGCGCGTGACCCGGCGAACATCGAAGCGATCATCCGGCCGAAGATGCTCAAGGCGTTTCCGCAGCTCAAGGACGTGAAGATTGATTACGCCTGGACCGGCAATTTCCTGCTGACCCTGTCGCGCCTGCCACAGGTTGGCCGCCTGGGGGATAACATCTATTACTCCCAGGGCTGTAGCGGCCATGGCGTGACGTACACCCACTTGGCGGGCAAGGTCCTGGCGGAAGCCCTGAGAGGCCAGGCAGAGCGTTTTGATGCGTTTGCCGGCCTGCCGCACTACCCGTTCCCGGGTGGGCAACTGTTGCGCACGCCGTTTGCGGCGCTGGGCGCCTGGTACTACGGGCTGCGGGACAAGCTGGGGTTCTGA
- a CDS encoding anti-virulence regulator CigR family protein, with translation MLKSRSFVAAVTCLALAVGSVAALADPGNGKGQGNGKGNSQGGQGHGNQGNKGKGSSADDWARGPSIDRGGVLGVVGGYRDYWRPGPSLPPGIQKNLARGKPLPPGIAKKLDGRLLGRLPHYDGYEWQQAGTDLILVAIASGIIYEVLNGAFD, from the coding sequence ATGTTGAAATCTCGCTCGTTTGTAGCCGCTGTTACCTGCCTTGCTTTGGCCGTTGGCTCAGTGGCGGCGCTGGCCGACCCAGGGAATGGGAAGGGTCAAGGCAATGGAAAAGGCAACTCTCAGGGCGGCCAGGGCCATGGCAACCAGGGTAATAAGGGGAAAGGTTCCAGCGCAGATGATTGGGCGCGCGGCCCCAGCATTGACCGGGGCGGCGTACTGGGTGTGGTCGGTGGCTACCGTGACTATTGGCGCCCAGGCCCTTCACTGCCACCCGGAATACAAAAGAACCTGGCCAGAGGAAAACCTCTTCCTCCTGGCATTGCCAAGAAGCTGGATGGTCGCTTGCTCGGCAGACTGCCCCATTACGACGGCTACGAATGGCAACAAGCGGGCACTGATCTAATACTGGTCGCAATCGCTTCCGGCATAATTTACGAAGTCCTCAACGGGGCCTTTGATTGA
- a CDS encoding alpha/beta hydrolase: protein MLRSAAFAIITLLFANTAIAESAMPLGQKSFESYRLDTWQWLRKYRDFQGTDKEAELNWNAPQEWRPAGTPKRGIILVHGLGDSPWSFHDIGSALAARGFLVRTVLLPGHGTQPADMLQVRMEDWRRVVDEQAAILRAEVGEIYLGGFSTGANLVLDYAYKHDDVAGLLLFSPAFQSSMTYDWLTPLISWARPWLLAPDASRPQQSLVRYMTVPTNGFAQFYRSSRVARQDLERRPYDKPVFIAVAAHDSVLDTNYVLETFQQRFSHPHSRLAWYGTLPESAWDTPRVKARTDYVPELRISQFSHMGLLFSPDNPLYGEQGSLRFCWNGQTEDATRACEQGSEVWYSDWGYREPGKMHARLTFNPYFNWQLGLIDEVLGNLALAGDNAGR, encoded by the coding sequence ATGCTGCGAAGCGCCGCCTTCGCGATCATTACCCTTCTATTTGCCAATACCGCCATCGCCGAATCGGCCATGCCTTTGGGCCAGAAATCGTTCGAGTCGTATCGCCTCGATACCTGGCAGTGGCTGCGGAAGTATCGCGACTTCCAGGGCACCGACAAGGAAGCCGAACTCAACTGGAACGCGCCGCAGGAATGGCGCCCGGCTGGAACACCCAAACGCGGGATCATTCTCGTGCACGGCCTGGGCGACTCTCCGTGGTCGTTTCACGATATCGGCAGCGCACTGGCTGCGCGCGGCTTCCTGGTAAGGACCGTGCTGCTTCCCGGCCACGGCACACAACCGGCCGACATGCTGCAAGTACGCATGGAAGACTGGCGCCGGGTGGTGGACGAACAGGCCGCGATACTTCGCGCAGAAGTGGGCGAGATTTACCTCGGCGGCTTCTCCACCGGTGCCAACCTGGTCCTCGACTACGCCTACAAACACGACGACGTCGCCGGGCTGCTGCTGTTCTCCCCCGCTTTCCAGTCCAGTATGACCTACGACTGGCTGACCCCCCTTATCAGTTGGGCCCGCCCGTGGCTGCTGGCGCCAGACGCCAGCCGGCCACAGCAGAGCCTGGTGCGCTACATGACCGTCCCCACCAATGGCTTCGCCCAGTTCTACCGCAGCAGCCGAGTAGCCCGCCAGGACCTGGAGCGTCGTCCCTACGACAAACCGGTGTTCATTGCCGTAGCAGCACACGACTCAGTGCTCGATACGAACTATGTGCTGGAGACCTTCCAACAGCGCTTCAGTCATCCACACAGCCGCTTGGCCTGGTACGGAACACTGCCGGAGAGCGCCTGGGATACGCCGCGGGTAAAAGCGCGCACCGACTACGTGCCAGAACTGCGGATCAGCCAGTTCTCACACATGGGGTTGTTGTTCTCACCCGACAACCCGCTCTACGGCGAACAGGGCAGCCTGCGGTTTTGCTGGAACGGCCAGACGGAAGACGCCACCCGCGCCTGCGAACAAGGGTCAGAGGTCTGGTATTCGGACTGGGGTTATCGTGAGCCGGGCAAGATGCACGCGCGGTTGACGTTCAATCCGTACTTCAACTGGCAGCTTGGGCTGATTGATGAGGTGCTGGGCAACCTGGCTCTGGCTGGTGACAACGCTGGGCGCTGA
- a CDS encoding ArsR/SmtB family transcription factor, which produces MVLSDSPVIIRFMRAFKHPNAEDLILERVLYALSDPVRLEIVRCLAGVTEATCGELDGGRPKSSVSHHFRVLRDAGLVHTRSVGTTHMNSLRTDVMDSRFPGLVQAILSQQ; this is translated from the coding sequence ATGGTGTTAAGCGATAGCCCTGTTATCATTCGCTTCATGCGAGCCTTCAAACACCCCAATGCCGAAGACCTGATTCTCGAACGCGTGCTCTACGCGTTAAGTGACCCTGTTCGACTGGAAATCGTTCGCTGCCTGGCTGGCGTCACCGAGGCCACCTGCGGCGAGCTGGACGGCGGACGGCCGAAATCCAGTGTCTCCCATCACTTCCGGGTGTTAAGGGATGCGGGGCTTGTTCACACCCGCAGTGTTGGCACGACCCATATGAACTCGTTGCGCACTGATGTAATGGACAGCCGTTTTCCAGGGCTGGTCCAGGCGATCCTTTCCCAGCAGTGA
- a CDS encoding NADH:flavin oxidoreductase/NADH oxidase: MAALFEPYKLKDVTLRNRIAIPPMCQYQADDGMVNDWHHVHLASMARGGAGLLVVEATAVAPEGRITPGCAGIWSDAHAQAFVPMVKAIKAAGSVPGIQIGHAGRKASSNRPWEGDDHIPASDARSWQTIAPSAIPFGTHLPNVPRAMTLEDIARVRQDFVDAARRARDAGFEWIELHFAHGYLGQSFFSEHSNQRTDAYGGSFDNRSRFLLETLAAVREVWPENLPLTARFGVIEYDGRDEQTLTESIELARRFKAGGLDLLSVSVGFSTPDANIPWGPAFMGPIAERVRREAGLPVTSAWGFGTPQLAEGALQAGQLDLVSVGRAHLADPHWAYFAAKELGIDKSSWTLPAPYAHWLERYR, from the coding sequence ATGGCTGCATTGTTCGAACCCTACAAGCTGAAAGACGTGACGTTGCGCAACCGGATCGCTATCCCGCCGATGTGCCAGTACCAGGCTGACGACGGCATGGTCAACGACTGGCACCACGTGCATCTCGCCAGTATGGCCCGTGGCGGCGCGGGTCTGCTGGTGGTCGAGGCGACCGCTGTAGCGCCTGAAGGGCGCATCACACCTGGCTGCGCGGGGATCTGGAGCGACGCGCATGCGCAAGCCTTCGTGCCCATGGTCAAAGCCATCAAGGCCGCAGGTTCGGTCCCTGGCATCCAGATTGGTCACGCCGGTCGTAAGGCCAGTTCCAATCGTCCGTGGGAAGGCGATGACCATATCCCGGCTTCCGATGCCCGGTCCTGGCAGACCATTGCACCATCGGCCATCCCTTTTGGCACACACCTGCCGAATGTCCCACGCGCGATGACCCTGGAAGATATCGCGCGGGTTCGTCAGGACTTCGTCGATGCTGCTCGTCGTGCCCGTGACGCCGGTTTTGAATGGATCGAACTGCATTTCGCCCACGGTTACCTGGGCCAGAGCTTTTTCTCCGAGCATTCCAACCAACGCACCGATGCCTACGGTGGCAGCTTCGATAACCGTAGCCGCTTCCTGTTGGAAACCCTTGCCGCAGTGCGCGAGGTATGGCCAGAAAACCTGCCACTGACCGCACGGTTTGGCGTGATCGAATATGACGGTCGTGACGAGCAGACCCTGACGGAGTCCATCGAGCTTGCCCGTCGTTTCAAGGCCGGTGGCCTGGACTTGCTGAGCGTCAGCGTCGGTTTCTCCACGCCCGATGCCAACATTCCGTGGGGCCCGGCATTTATGGGGCCGATCGCCGAGCGTGTGCGTCGCGAGGCCGGTTTGCCGGTGACTTCTGCCTGGGGCTTTGGTACTCCGCAACTGGCAGAAGGTGCGTTGCAGGCCGGGCAGCTCGACTTGGTATCGGTAGGGCGCGCCCATTTGGCCGATCCACATTGGGCGTACTTTGCGGCCAAGGAACTGGGGATCGATAAGTCATCCTGGACCTTGCCCGCGCCTTACGCTCACTGGCTGGAACGTTATCGCTAA
- a CDS encoding NAD(P)/FAD-dependent oxidoreductase — MSDNVMPDIAVVGAGIIGVACALQLARQGRHVVIIDKQEPGHGASFGNAGHLATEQVFPIADASILTRLPAMLMDPMGPLRLDWKYMPRALPWFTRLLLNLRPAAFQRTVAGIRALNESSLGAWHRLLGSIDRTELMREDGSLLVFERPASRQAIDAVQARMRQQQVPVDYWQARAVQNVAPQLSESIQGGLFFPRTGHFLDPYRVVCELMDAAKASGVQFLRRQVVGGKLDAHGVSLMTDQGTVAARQVLIACGAHSAKLTAALTGKKVPLDTERGYHLMLPHEHERLPFAVTSLERKFIMTPMTDGLRLAGTVEFAGLDRPPNMQRAWQLHRLSHGLFRRNLSAEDATPWMGFRPSLPDSLPIIDKVCDGKVLLAFGHQHLGLTQAAVTAELIGQLVSPAFFSQDLPALGPYRLSRF; from the coding sequence ATGTCCGATAACGTCATGCCTGATATCGCCGTAGTGGGCGCCGGAATCATTGGCGTTGCCTGCGCGCTGCAACTGGCCCGCCAGGGGCGGCACGTGGTGATCATTGACAAGCAGGAACCCGGCCATGGCGCCTCGTTCGGCAACGCCGGGCACCTGGCGACCGAACAGGTATTCCCTATCGCGGACGCGTCGATCCTGACGCGCTTGCCCGCCATGCTCATGGACCCGATGGGCCCGCTGCGCCTGGACTGGAAATACATGCCGCGCGCGCTGCCATGGTTTACCCGCCTGCTGTTGAACCTGCGCCCGGCGGCATTCCAGCGCACGGTCGCCGGCATTCGCGCCCTTAATGAAAGCAGCCTGGGCGCATGGCACCGGCTGCTGGGCAGTATTGATCGCACCGAACTGATGCGCGAAGACGGCTCGCTGCTGGTCTTCGAACGCCCCGCGTCGCGGCAAGCCATCGACGCCGTGCAGGCCCGCATGCGTCAGCAACAAGTGCCGGTGGATTATTGGCAAGCCCGTGCGGTGCAGAATGTGGCGCCGCAACTCAGCGAAAGCATTCAGGGCGGGTTGTTCTTTCCGCGTACCGGTCATTTTCTCGATCCCTACCGGGTGGTTTGCGAACTGATGGACGCAGCCAAGGCCAGCGGGGTGCAGTTTCTCAGGCGACAAGTCGTAGGTGGCAAGCTGGACGCACACGGTGTCTCGTTGATGACCGACCAAGGCACGGTGGCGGCGCGCCAGGTATTGATTGCCTGCGGCGCGCATTCGGCCAAATTGACTGCGGCACTCACGGGCAAGAAGGTCCCGCTGGACACCGAGCGCGGCTATCACCTGATGCTGCCCCATGAGCATGAGCGACTGCCGTTTGCTGTCACCTCACTGGAACGCAAGTTCATCATGACGCCCATGACCGACGGGCTGCGATTGGCGGGCACGGTGGAATTCGCGGGCCTTGATCGACCACCGAACATGCAGCGCGCCTGGCAGTTGCACCGGCTGAGTCATGGGTTGTTTCGGCGTAATTTGAGTGCGGAGGACGCGACGCCGTGGATGGGGTTTCGCCCTTCCCTGCCGGACTCGCTGCCGATTATCGACAAGGTGTGCGATGGCAAGGTGTTGCTTGCGTTTGGGCATCAGCACCTGGGGCTGACGCAGGCCGCGGTGACAGCCGAATTGATTGGCCAACTGGTGTCACCCGCGTTTTTCAGCCAGGACTTGCCGGCGCTGGGGCCCTATCGGCTGAGCCGTTTCTGA
- a CDS encoding aldehyde dehydrogenase (NADP(+)) yields the protein MTLKGTMLIGQHSIPGSREAIRAINPATNLALEPAYAGGTAEHVEHACALAWSAFDNYRETSLAARAEFLETIASEIEALGDELIERAMAETGLPRPRIQGERGRTCQQLRTFARTVRAGEWLDVRVDSAQPDRQPLPRSDLRQRQVPLGPVAVFGASNFPLAFSVAGGDTASALAAGCPVIVKAHGAHPGTSELVGRAVAKAVQHCGLPEGVFSLLYGSGREVGIALVCDPRIKAVGFTGSRSGGIALCQAAQARPEPIPVYAEMSSINPVYLFPAALSTRGEALAQGFIASLTQGAGQFCTNPGLVIAVAGQALDHFIDSATHWLQRSAAQTMLTPGIFKAYEDGVSEFAKHAQVAGTGLPAAGPNQGRAHLFVTQARDFLANHNLQAEIFGAASLIVQCANADEVRQVSEHLEGQLTATLHLDDDDLETARALLPTLERKAGRLLVNGWPTGVEVCDAMVHGGPFPATSDSRTTSVGTAAILRFLRPVCYQDFPDGLLPTALQHGNPLLLRRLLDGQREA from the coding sequence ATGACTCTGAAGGGCACCATGCTGATTGGTCAGCACTCCATTCCAGGCAGCCGCGAGGCCATCCGGGCGATCAATCCTGCCACCAACCTTGCGTTGGAACCCGCCTACGCCGGCGGCACCGCCGAACATGTCGAACACGCCTGTGCGTTGGCGTGGAGCGCCTTCGATAACTATCGCGAAACGTCGTTGGCGGCTCGCGCCGAATTCCTTGAAACCATCGCCAGCGAAATCGAAGCCTTGGGCGATGAACTGATTGAACGGGCGATGGCCGAGACCGGCCTGCCGCGCCCACGCATCCAGGGCGAGCGCGGACGCACCTGCCAGCAGTTGCGTACCTTTGCCCGCACGGTGCGCGCCGGTGAATGGCTGGATGTGCGGGTCGATTCTGCGCAGCCGGATCGCCAACCGCTGCCCCGCTCGGACCTGCGTCAGCGCCAGGTGCCGCTGGGGCCCGTGGCAGTCTTTGGCGCGAGTAATTTTCCGCTGGCATTCTCGGTGGCCGGCGGTGATACCGCGTCGGCACTGGCGGCCGGTTGCCCGGTGATCGTGAAGGCTCACGGCGCGCATCCTGGCACCAGCGAACTGGTGGGCCGCGCGGTGGCCAAGGCCGTTCAGCACTGTGGCCTGCCTGAAGGGGTGTTTTCGCTGCTGTACGGCTCGGGCCGCGAAGTGGGCATTGCGCTGGTCTGCGACCCGCGTATCAAGGCCGTGGGTTTTACCGGTTCGCGCAGCGGCGGCATCGCCTTGTGCCAGGCAGCCCAGGCGCGTCCCGAGCCGATTCCGGTGTATGCGGAAATGAGTTCGATCAATCCGGTTTATCTGTTTCCGGCGGCACTGAGCACGCGGGGCGAAGCATTGGCGCAGGGATTTATCGCGTCCCTCACCCAGGGTGCCGGCCAGTTCTGCACCAACCCCGGGCTGGTGATTGCCGTTGCCGGACAAGCGCTGGACCACTTCATCGACAGCGCCACCCATTGGCTTCAACGCAGCGCTGCCCAGACCATGCTCACACCGGGGATCTTCAAGGCTTACGAAGACGGCGTCAGCGAGTTTGCCAAGCACGCTCAGGTCGCGGGTACAGGTTTGCCGGCAGCGGGCCCCAACCAGGGCCGAGCCCATCTGTTCGTGACCCAGGCCCGGGACTTCCTCGCCAATCACAACCTGCAGGCCGAGATCTTCGGCGCCGCCTCGTTGATTGTGCAATGCGCCAATGCCGATGAAGTCCGCCAGGTCAGCGAACACCTGGAAGGCCAACTCACCGCCACCCTGCACCTGGATGATGACGATCTGGAAACCGCCCGCGCATTGCTGCCAACCCTGGAGCGCAAGGCCGGCCGCCTGCTCGTCAACGGCTGGCCGACCGGCGTGGAAGTGTGTGATGCGATGGTGCATGGCGGGCCTTTCCCGGCCACCTCGGACTCGCGCACCACCTCGGTGGGCACGGCCGCCATCCTGCGATTCCTGCGGCCCGTGTGCTACCAGGACTTCCCGGATGGCTTGCTGCCGACGGCGCTGCAACACGGCAATCCATTGCTGTTGCGGCGCTTGCTCGACGGTCAGAGAGAAGCCTAG